In Polaromonas sp. JS666, one genomic interval encodes:
- the nagZ gene encoding beta-N-acetylhexosaminidase: MTQHAPLIIDIAGLSLTKADRRRLKHPLTGGIILFGRNWKDRQQLTDLCADIKRVRPDLLICVDHEGGRVQRFRTDGFTHLPPMRALGALWMKDQLAATNAATACGYVLGAELRACGVDFSFTPVLDLDWGESGVIGDRAFGRDPRVVSLLAKSLMHGLLQSGMTNCGKHFPGHGFVKADSHTDIPVDKRSLKAILADDAAPYEWLNTTLTSVMPAHVIYPKVDARPAGFSEKWLTFILRGQLGFGGAIFSDDLSMAGARLLDGKEVSYPQAAVAALNAGCDMVLLCNQSVGDGKPVDELLDGMAEALLKGQWEALESSEMRRLDLLPVTPAHEWDELMLHPAYMHAMGLIP, from the coding sequence ATGACCCAGCACGCTCCCCTGATCATCGACATTGCGGGCCTGTCCCTCACCAAGGCCGACCGCCGGCGCCTGAAGCACCCGCTGACCGGGGGCATCATCCTGTTCGGCCGTAACTGGAAAGACCGCCAGCAGCTCACGGACCTGTGCGCCGACATCAAACGCGTCCGCCCCGATTTGTTGATTTGCGTCGATCACGAAGGCGGCCGTGTCCAGCGCTTCCGGACCGACGGTTTCACCCATCTGCCGCCCATGCGTGCGCTGGGTGCGTTGTGGATGAAGGACCAGCTGGCCGCCACCAATGCGGCCACCGCCTGCGGTTATGTACTGGGTGCCGAGTTGCGTGCCTGCGGCGTGGACTTCAGTTTCACGCCGGTGCTGGATCTCGATTGGGGCGAAAGCGGTGTCATCGGCGACCGCGCCTTCGGCCGCGACCCGCGCGTGGTCAGCCTGCTGGCCAAAAGCTTGATGCATGGCCTGCTGCAAAGCGGCATGACCAACTGCGGCAAACATTTTCCCGGCCATGGTTTCGTCAAGGCCGATTCGCACACTGACATTCCGGTCGACAAGCGCAGCCTCAAGGCCATCCTCGCCGACGATGCCGCGCCTTATGAATGGCTCAACACCACGCTGACCAGCGTGATGCCGGCGCATGTGATTTACCCCAAGGTCGATGCCAGGCCGGCGGGGTTTTCGGAAAAATGGCTGACCTTCATTTTGCGCGGCCAGCTCGGTTTTGGCGGCGCGATTTTCAGCGACGACCTGAGCATGGCCGGGGCACGCCTGCTGGACGGCAAAGAGGTTAGCTACCCCCAGGCCGCGGTGGCCGCGCTCAACGCCGGCTGCGACATGGTGCTGCTGTGCAACCAGTCCGTGGGAGACGGCAAGCCCGTCGATGAATTGCTCGACGGCATGGCCGAGGCGCTGCTCAAAGGCCAATGGGAGGCGCTGGAGTCCAGCGAAATGCGCAGGCTTGATCTGCTGCCAGTGACGCCAGCCCACGAATGGGACGAGCTCATGTTGCACCCCGCCTATATGCATGCGATGGGCTTGATTCCCTGA
- a CDS encoding DUF4845 domain-containing protein gives MKHQQRGMSFIGILFVGGVIGCAGILAAQVLPTLIEFQAINKAASKAREGNTVAEVKSIFDKAAAIDDIKSITGKDLEITKEGDKTVVAFAYTREIHMAGPAYLLLKYNGRSK, from the coding sequence ATGAAACATCAGCAACGTGGCATGTCCTTCATTGGTATTTTGTTTGTCGGCGGCGTCATCGGTTGCGCTGGTATCCTGGCGGCCCAAGTTTTGCCAACTTTGATTGAATTTCAGGCCATCAACAAAGCTGCCAGCAAGGCCAGGGAAGGCAATACGGTGGCTGAAGTGAAGTCCATTTTTGACAAAGCCGCGGCGATTGACGACATCAAATCGATTACCGGCAAGGACCTTGAGATCACGAAAGAGGGCGACAAGACCGTGGTGGCTTTCGCCTATACCCGTGAAATCCACATGGCAGGTCCCGCTTACCTGCTGCTGAAGTACAACGGCCGATCCAAATAA
- a CDS encoding IS3 family transposase (programmed frameshift), with protein sequence MAQDVKNQKSRRTFDASFKLQVVQMIKAQGLSIGQVCKDMNLGESAVRRWLTQFEAEQSGQSGIGKPITAEQQRIRQLECENRQLRGDVEILKKAFGLLCPRTQMSYQLVEDLQKKATPQVPVSQTCRILEISRSGYYAARKRSQQAPVVCAASVHLQAAFAASGRAYGSRRLRAALHARGVTVGRHRVRSLMRAHGLRSVWRRKFVHTTNSKHGLAVSPNVLDRQFEQTAPDRAWVCDITYIRTRSGWLYLAAVLDLHSRRIVGWATAGDMQATLVTTALQIAIAQRNPSPGLIVHSDRGTQYASSAHQALLKKHGLVGSMSRKGNCWDNAVMERFFLNLKMERVWQKDYANHSEATNDVADYIVGFYNCERLHSKLGNLSPIAFEQKSATQQPIDVSEIT encoded by the exons ATGGCGCAAGACGTGAAAAATCAGAAATCCCGAAGAACCTTTGATGCGAGCTTCAAGCTCCAGGTGGTTCAGATGATCAAAGCTCAAGGACTGAGCATCGGCCAGGTCTGCAAGGACATGAATCTGGGGGAAAGCGCCGTCAGACGCTGGCTCACTCAGTTTGAAGCCGAGCAGTCGGGCCAGAGTGGCATTGGCAAACCCATCACGGCAGAGCAACAGCGCATTCGTCAGTTGGAGTGCGAGAACAGGCAACTGCGAGGCGATGTCGAAATCTTAAAAAAAGCGT TCGGCCTTCTTTGCCCGCGAACTCAAATGAGCTACCAGCTCGTTGAGGACTTGCAAAAGAAGGCTACCCCCCAAGTGCCCGTTAGCCAGACGTGCCGAATCCTCGAAATTAGCCGCTCCGGATACTACGCGGCGCGTAAGCGCAGCCAGCAGGCACCCGTGGTGTGCGCAGCCAGCGTTCATTTGCAAGCCGCTTTCGCGGCCAGTGGCCGCGCTTACGGTAGCCGCAGATTGCGTGCTGCGCTGCACGCACGAGGCGTGACCGTGGGACGTCACCGGGTACGTAGCCTCATGCGTGCCCATGGGCTGCGCTCGGTCTGGAGGCGCAAGTTTGTGCACACCACGAACAGCAAGCACGGTCTGGCCGTCTCGCCGAACGTGCTGGACCGGCAGTTCGAGCAAACGGCACCTGATCGGGCTTGGGTTTGCGACATTACCTATATTCGCACGCGTAGTGGCTGGCTGTATCTGGCTGCAGTGCTGGACTTGCATTCGCGCAGGATCGTGGGCTGGGCTACTGCTGGAGATATGCAGGCTACGCTGGTGACGACGGCCTTGCAGATAGCCATTGCGCAGCGCAATCCCAGTCCTGGGCTAATCGTGCACTCAGACAGGGGCACGCAGTACGCGAGTAGCGCGCATCAGGCGCTGCTGAAAAAGCATGGGCTGGTAGGTAGCATGAGCCGAAAAGGCAACTGCTGGGATAACGCTGTGATGGAGCGTTTCTTCCTGAATTTGAAAATGGAACGGGTCTGGCAAAAAGACTACGCAAATCACAGTGAGGCCACAAACGACGTTGCTGACTACATCGTCGGCTTCTACAACTGTGAACGACTGCATTCAAAACTGGGAAATTTGTCACCCATTGCCTTCGAGCAAAAATCGGCAACTCAACAACCTATCGATGTGTCCGAAATAACTTGA
- the recO gene encoding DNA repair protein RecO, with translation MATKRIGDEPAYVLHRYDWSESSLILEIFTRQYGRVALVARGAKKPSSSFRPILLPLQPLHIAFGGDAEIRTLKSAEWQGGHVMPTGDALLSGYYLNELLMRLLARDDPHPVLFDAYSATVQLLASQSVDTLQLALRAFELRLLRDIGLLPLLDAETATLAPLEPQARYVLVAEAGLRQAHDDDRNSLPGVQWQALQQALGDNALFSDTVRACIPGLNELKTQLRALLHYHCGVKVLKTRQMMMDLQAL, from the coding sequence ATGGCCACCAAACGCATCGGTGACGAGCCGGCCTACGTGTTGCACCGCTACGACTGGAGTGAATCCAGCCTGATTCTGGAGATATTTACCCGCCAGTATGGACGGGTGGCGCTGGTGGCGCGTGGGGCAAAAAAGCCCAGTTCCAGCTTCCGGCCGATTTTGCTGCCCTTGCAGCCCTTGCACATTGCCTTCGGCGGCGATGCCGAAATCCGGACCCTGAAAAGCGCGGAGTGGCAAGGCGGCCACGTCATGCCCACCGGCGATGCCCTGCTGTCGGGTTACTACCTGAATGAGCTGCTGATGCGCCTGCTGGCCCGCGATGACCCGCACCCGGTGCTCTTTGACGCCTATTCGGCCACGGTGCAACTGCTGGCCAGCCAGAGCGTGGACACGCTGCAGCTCGCCCTGCGGGCTTTTGAGCTGCGTTTGCTGCGCGATATTGGCCTGTTGCCCCTGCTGGATGCCGAGACGGCAACGCTGGCGCCCCTGGAGCCTCAGGCCCGTTATGTGCTGGTGGCGGAGGCCGGCCTCAGGCAGGCCCATGACGACGACCGCAACAGCCTGCCCGGCGTGCAATGGCAGGCGCTGCAGCAGGCGCTGGGCGACAACGCCCTGTTTTCCGACACGGTGCGGGCCTGCATCCCCGGCCTGAATGAACTTAAAACCCAGTTGCGGGCGCTGCTGCACTACCATTGCGGTGTGAAGGTCCTGAAAACCCGGCAAATGATGATGGACCTGCAGGCCCTTTAA
- the lepB gene encoding signal peptidase I: protein MGNTMSSITALVLAAFVGYGGAWYLGAVEGNFSLLLFLATVVTGIYWLAERFYFLPQRRKAVAVLEQTAAKRQAELAKMGISQVDSNVSEARTRLIMQPWWLDWTAGLFPVIVVVFLLRSFLFEPFKIPSGSMIPTLLINDLILVNKFHYGVRLPVINTKLFDNHSPQRGDVMVFRYPPKPSLDYIKRVVGVPGDEVAYLNKKLTINGKPLPKTSLADFFDEDALRYAKQFQETNSARTYRLLNDDDRPAFVAGAEDFPFKQNCRYSSEGVVCKVPEGHYFMMGDNRDNSLDSRYWGFVPEKNIVGKAFFVWMNFGNLKRIGSFQ, encoded by the coding sequence ATGGGCAACACCATGAGTTCCATCACCGCGTTGGTGCTGGCGGCGTTTGTCGGCTACGGGGGTGCCTGGTATCTGGGCGCAGTGGAGGGCAACTTCTCGCTGCTGCTTTTCCTGGCAACTGTGGTCACCGGCATTTACTGGCTGGCGGAGCGGTTTTATTTCCTCCCGCAGCGGCGCAAGGCTGTTGCCGTACTTGAACAGACCGCGGCCAAGCGCCAGGCCGAGCTGGCCAAAATGGGTATCAGCCAGGTTGACAGCAATGTCAGCGAAGCCAGAACCCGGCTCATCATGCAGCCCTGGTGGCTGGACTGGACCGCCGGCCTGTTCCCGGTGATTGTGGTGGTCTTCCTGCTGCGTTCCTTTCTGTTTGAGCCTTTCAAGATCCCGTCGGGCTCCATGATCCCGACCCTGCTCATCAATGACCTGATTCTGGTCAACAAATTCCACTACGGTGTGCGCCTGCCCGTCATCAACACCAAGCTGTTTGACAACCACAGCCCGCAGCGCGGGGATGTGATGGTGTTCCGCTACCCCCCCAAGCCCAGTCTGGACTACATCAAGCGCGTGGTCGGTGTGCCCGGAGACGAGGTGGCTTACCTCAACAAGAAGCTGACCATCAATGGCAAGCCGCTGCCCAAAACGTCTTTGGCCGATTTCTTCGATGAAGATGCGCTGCGCTACGCCAAGCAGTTTCAGGAAACGAATAGCGCACGGACGTACCGCCTGCTCAATGACGACGACCGGCCGGCCTTTGTGGCCGGCGCGGAGGACTTTCCGTTCAAGCAAAATTGCCGTTACAGTAGCGAGGGCGTGGTCTGCAAGGTGCCGGAAGGGCACTACTTCATGATGGGTGACAACCGCGATAATTCGCTGGATTCCCGCTATTGGGGCTTTGTCCCCGAGAAAAACATCGTGGGCAAGGCCTTTTTTGTCTGGATGAACTTCGGCAACCTCAAACGCATCGGTTCTTTTCAGTAA
- the rnc gene encoding ribonuclease III — MRASATSSPDLLALQKRLQHEFSNPKLLAQALTHRSFSADHNERIEFLGDSVLNLAVAGLLYEQLSELPEGDLSRVRANLVKQDTLHKLAVTLGLPEMLRLGEGEARSGGQKRPSILADALEAVIGAVYLDAGFDKADQLVRRLFRNVEINPQMQAIGKDPKTELQEWLQGRKMNLPIYRVVGTMGAAHKQTFDVECEITEYGRAERGIGGSRRAGEQAAAAAMLIYLKTLDS; from the coding sequence GTGAGAGCCAGCGCCACCTCAAGCCCAGACCTGCTGGCACTGCAAAAACGCCTGCAGCACGAGTTTTCCAATCCGAAACTGCTGGCGCAGGCGCTCACGCATCGCAGTTTTTCCGCCGACCACAATGAGCGGATCGAGTTTCTGGGCGACTCCGTATTGAACCTCGCGGTGGCCGGCCTGCTGTATGAGCAACTGAGCGAGTTGCCTGAGGGCGATCTGTCCCGCGTGCGTGCCAACCTTGTCAAGCAGGACACCCTGCACAAGCTGGCGGTGACGCTGGGCCTGCCCGAGATGTTGCGGCTCGGCGAGGGCGAGGCCCGGTCTGGCGGGCAGAAACGGCCCTCCATCCTGGCGGATGCGCTGGAGGCCGTGATAGGCGCGGTCTATCTGGATGCGGGCTTCGACAAGGCCGACCAACTGGTGCGACGCCTGTTCAGGAACGTTGAAATCAACCCGCAGATGCAGGCCATTGGCAAGGACCCGAAAACCGAATTGCAGGAGTGGTTGCAAGGGCGCAAAATGAACCTGCCAATTTATCGGGTGGTCGGCACGATGGGTGCGGCCCACAAGCAGACATTCGATGTGGAGTGCGAAATCACCGAATACGGACGGGCCGAGCGAGGGATCGGTGGTTCACGCCGGGCGGGTGAACAGGCGGCGGCGGCCGCCATGCTGATCTACCTCAAAACCCTGGATTCCTGA
- the lepA gene encoding translation elongation factor 4, with translation MNHIRNFSIIAHIDHGKSTLADRIIQRCGGLQDREMSAQVLDSMDLEKERGITIKAQTAALKYKARDGQIYNLNLIDTPGHVDFSYEVSRSLSACEGALLVVDASQGVEAQTVANCYTALDLGVEVVPVLNKMDLPQADPENAKQEIEDVIGIDATDAIPCSAKTGMGIDEILEAVIARVPPPKGNPDGALRAMIIDSWYDAYVGVVMLVRVVDGRLAKGDRIKLMASEAMYNAEQLGVFTPHTEPRQSLEAGEVGFVIAGIKELQAARVGDTVTLIKPGTGGAAFTATQALPGFKEIQPQVFAGLYPTEASEYDSLRDALEKLKLNDASLHYEPEVSQALGFGFRCGFLGLLHMEIVQERLEREFDQDLITTAPSVVYEVLKADGEIIKVENPSKIPDAGRVTEIREPIVTVHLYMPQDYVGAVMTLANLKRGVQLNMAYHGKQVMLTYEMPLGEIVLDFFDKLKSVSRGYASMDYEFKEFRASDVVKVDILLNGEKVDALSIIVHRSQSAYRGRAVVAKMREIISRQQFDVAIQAAIGANIIARETIKALRKNVIAKCYGGDISRKRKLLEKQKAGKKRMKQIGSVEVPQEAFLAILQVEE, from the coding sequence ATGAATCACATCAGAAATTTTTCGATCATTGCGCACATTGATCACGGCAAATCCACGCTGGCTGATCGCATCATCCAGCGCTGTGGTGGTTTGCAGGATCGCGAGATGAGTGCGCAGGTTCTCGATTCAATGGATCTTGAGAAGGAGCGTGGGATAACCATCAAGGCGCAGACCGCTGCGCTCAAATACAAGGCACGCGATGGCCAGATCTACAACCTCAATCTGATCGACACACCAGGCCACGTTGACTTCTCGTATGAAGTGAGCCGCTCGCTGTCTGCTTGCGAGGGCGCGCTGCTGGTGGTGGATGCCAGCCAGGGTGTGGAGGCGCAGACCGTCGCCAATTGCTATACCGCGCTGGATCTCGGCGTGGAGGTGGTGCCCGTGTTGAACAAGATGGATTTGCCGCAGGCCGACCCCGAGAATGCCAAGCAGGAAATCGAGGACGTGATCGGTATTGATGCAACCGATGCCATCCCCTGCAGCGCCAAGACCGGCATGGGCATCGACGAAATTCTGGAAGCTGTGATCGCCAGGGTGCCGCCGCCCAAGGGCAATCCGGACGGCGCATTGCGCGCCATGATCATCGACAGCTGGTACGACGCGTACGTGGGCGTCGTCATGCTGGTGCGCGTGGTGGACGGGCGCCTTGCCAAAGGCGACCGCATCAAGCTCATGGCCAGCGAAGCCATGTACAACGCAGAGCAACTTGGCGTCTTCACGCCGCACACAGAGCCGCGCCAGTCGCTGGAGGCCGGTGAGGTGGGCTTTGTGATTGCGGGTATCAAGGAGCTGCAGGCGGCGCGCGTGGGCGATACCGTGACCCTGATCAAACCCGGCACGGGTGGCGCGGCCTTCACGGCCACGCAAGCGCTGCCCGGCTTCAAGGAAATCCAGCCCCAGGTGTTTGCCGGGCTCTATCCGACCGAGGCCAGCGAGTACGACTCCCTGCGCGATGCGCTGGAAAAGCTCAAGCTCAACGATGCCTCGCTGCATTACGAGCCGGAAGTCAGCCAGGCCCTGGGCTTTGGATTTCGTTGTGGCTTCCTGGGCCTGCTTCACATGGAGATCGTCCAGGAGCGGCTGGAGCGGGAGTTCGACCAGGACCTGATCACGACTGCGCCCAGCGTGGTGTACGAGGTGCTCAAGGCCGACGGTGAGATCATCAAGGTTGAAAATCCCTCCAAAATCCCCGATGCCGGCAGGGTCACGGAGATTCGCGAGCCCATCGTGACTGTGCACCTGTACATGCCGCAAGACTACGTCGGCGCCGTCATGACGCTGGCCAACCTCAAGCGCGGCGTGCAGCTGAACATGGCCTACCACGGCAAGCAGGTCATGCTGACCTATGAGATGCCGCTGGGCGAGATCGTGCTCGATTTCTTTGACAAACTCAAATCGGTTTCGCGCGGCTACGCGTCGATGGACTACGAATTCAAGGAGTTCCGGGCCTCCGACGTGGTGAAGGTGGACATTCTGCTCAACGGCGAGAAGGTTGATGCGCTGTCCATCATTGTTCACCGCAGCCAGTCCGCCTACCGGGGCCGGGCGGTGGTGGCCAAGATGCGCGAGATCATCTCGCGGCAGCAGTTCGACGTCGCCATCCAGGCGGCCATCGGCGCCAATATTATTGCGCGTGAGACAATCAAGGCGCTGCGCAAAAACGTGATCGCCAAGTGCTACGGCGGGGATATTTCACGCAAACGCAAGCTTCTCGAAAAACAAAAAGCGGGCAAGAAGCGCATGAAACAAATCGGTTCGGTGGAGGTGCCCCAAGAGGCTTTCCTCGCCATATTGCAGGTAGAAGAATAA
- the acpS gene encoding holo-ACP synthase, whose protein sequence is MIYGVGTDICDVRRIRASLERHGERLAQKILSEAELATWKERSERWPDRGVRYLATRFSAKEAFSKAIGLGMRMPMTWRHCEISKAASGKPEIVLHGPLKDWFETRQLSVHVSVTDENEYAASFCVVEKNDF, encoded by the coding sequence ATGATTTACGGCGTGGGTACCGACATCTGCGACGTGCGCCGCATCCGCGCCAGCCTGGAGCGTCATGGCGAGCGCTTGGCCCAAAAAATCCTCAGCGAAGCCGAGCTGGCCACGTGGAAGGAGCGCAGCGAGCGCTGGCCGGATCGCGGCGTGCGCTACCTGGCCACGCGGTTTTCAGCCAAAGAGGCTTTCAGCAAGGCGATTGGGCTGGGCATGCGCATGCCCATGACCTGGCGCCATTGCGAAATTTCCAAAGCGGCCAGCGGCAAGCCCGAGATTGTGCTGCACGGTCCGCTCAAGGACTGGTTTGAGACCCGCCAACTGAGTGTGCATGTCAGCGTGACCGATGAGAACGAGTATGCGGCCAGCTTTTGCGTCGTAGAGAAAAACGACTTCTAG
- a CDS encoding glycine betaine ABC transporter substrate-binding protein, with protein MKSIQRRAAMLLVGALAAGGVLAQGVAPVRVGSKIDTEGKLLGNMIVLALEANGIKTENKASLGNTKVVRGAITAGEIDLYPEYTGNGAFIFSEESSPVWKNAKAGYERVKTLDYDKNKIVWLEPSPANNTWAIAVRKEVANANKLKTLDDLGKWITGGGQFKLAASAEFVERSDALPAFQAAYNVVV; from the coding sequence ATGAAATCAATCCAACGCAGGGCCGCCATGCTGCTGGTCGGTGCTCTGGCGGCAGGCGGGGTGCTGGCGCAGGGGGTAGCGCCAGTTCGGGTCGGCTCCAAAATCGACACCGAGGGAAAGCTGCTGGGCAACATGATTGTCCTGGCGCTGGAGGCCAACGGCATCAAGACCGAAAACAAAGCCTCGCTGGGAAACACCAAGGTCGTGCGTGGCGCCATCACGGCCGGCGAAATTGATCTTTACCCGGAGTACACCGGCAACGGCGCTTTTATCTTCTCGGAAGAATCCAGCCCGGTCTGGAAGAACGCCAAGGCGGGCTACGAGCGCGTCAAGACGCTGGACTACGACAAAAACAAAATCGTCTGGCTCGAGCCCTCGCCGGCCAACAACACTTGGGCGATTGCCGTTCGCAAAGAGGTGGCGAACGCCAACAAGCTCAAGACCCTGGACGATTTGGGCAAGTGGATCACGGGCGGCGGGCAGTTCAAGCTCGCGGCATCGGCTGAGTTTGTCGAGCGGTCTGATGCGTTGCCGGCTTTTCAGGCGGCCTACAATGTGGTGGTCTAA
- a CDS encoding pyridoxine 5'-phosphate synthase, protein MPLFRQSDHPPAPTGVHKTALSVNINKVALLRNTRHIDIPSVLRAAELCLEAGAQGITVHPRPDERHIRPDDVYELAALMKDWPDREFNIEGNPFQNLMGFVRDLTARGLPLHQCTFVPDSEDQFTSDHGWSFPADADRLQPLIEQAHARSVRVSLFMDPVAEAMAAVKAVGADRVEFYTESYARASSGTERSEALGRFASAARAAAALGLGINAGHDLNRDNLTAFLRSVPGVQEVSIGHALIADALELGYTATVKDYLRRIDEAFAVTT, encoded by the coding sequence ATGCCCCTTTTTCGTCAGTCTGACCACCCACCCGCCCCCACGGGCGTTCACAAGACCGCCCTTTCGGTCAATATCAACAAAGTCGCGCTGCTGCGCAACACGCGGCATATCGACATTCCGAGCGTGCTGCGTGCCGCAGAGCTGTGCCTGGAGGCGGGTGCCCAGGGCATCACGGTCCACCCACGGCCGGACGAGCGGCACATCCGCCCCGATGATGTGTACGAACTCGCGGCCCTGATGAAAGACTGGCCTGACCGCGAGTTCAATATTGAAGGCAATCCCTTCCAGAACCTGATGGGTTTTGTGCGCGACCTCACGGCACGGGGTTTGCCGCTGCATCAATGCACGTTTGTGCCCGACAGCGAAGACCAGTTCACCAGCGACCATGGCTGGAGCTTTCCCGCAGATGCCGACCGCTTGCAGCCACTGATCGAGCAGGCCCATGCCCGCAGCGTGCGCGTGAGCCTGTTCATGGACCCCGTTGCTGAAGCCATGGCTGCTGTCAAGGCCGTGGGGGCTGACCGGGTGGAGTTCTACACCGAAAGCTATGCCCGGGCCTCGTCAGGCACGGAAAGAAGCGAAGCGCTCGGCCGGTTCGCCAGCGCCGCCCGCGCCGCTGCTGCCCTCGGTCTGGGCATCAATGCCGGGCATGACCTGAACCGTGACAACCTGACCGCGTTCCTGCGCTCAGTCCCCGGTGTTCAGGAGGTCTCGATCGGCCACGCCCTGATAGCCGACGCGCTGGAGCTGGGCTATACCGCGACCGTGAAAGATTACCTGCGCCGTATTGACGAAGCCTTTGCCGTGACGACCTGA
- the era gene encoding GTPase Era translates to MLAQALSSRAAAGAVPDTPPVETQRCGLIAIVGKPNVGKSTLLNALVGQKISITSRKAQTTRHRITGVRTVGATQFVFVDTPGFQTRHGNALNRSLNRTVVGAVNDVDLIVFVVEAGQFNLADAKVLALLPAKTPAILLANKFDLIYRRAELAPWLRSMQERHNFAEFVPMSANNAKDIERLFGICEKYLPVQPWMYRADELTDRSDRFMAAEIIREKLFRLTGDELPYTSTVIIDKYEEEGNLRRIAATIVVERDGHKGMVIGEKGEKLKRIGTESRHELETLTGNKVFLEIWVKVRSGWADDEARVKTFGYE, encoded by the coding sequence ATGCTGGCCCAGGCCTTGTCATCGCGTGCTGCAGCGGGGGCTGTTCCAGATACTCCGCCCGTCGAAACGCAGCGCTGCGGCCTGATTGCCATCGTCGGCAAGCCCAACGTGGGCAAATCCACCTTGCTCAACGCCCTGGTGGGCCAGAAGATCAGCATCACCTCGCGCAAGGCACAGACCACGCGCCACCGTATCACCGGTGTGCGCACGGTGGGCGCCACTCAATTTGTGTTTGTGGATACCCCGGGTTTCCAGACCCGGCACGGCAATGCCCTGAACCGTTCGCTGAACCGCACGGTGGTGGGCGCCGTCAACGACGTGGACCTGATTGTTTTTGTGGTGGAAGCCGGCCAGTTCAACCTGGCCGATGCCAAGGTGCTGGCCCTGTTGCCCGCAAAAACACCGGCCATTCTGTTGGCCAACAAGTTTGACCTGATCTACCGCCGCGCCGAGCTTGCGCCCTGGTTGCGCTCCATGCAGGAGCGTCACAACTTTGCCGAGTTTGTGCCCATGTCCGCCAACAACGCCAAGGATATTGAACGGCTGTTCGGCATCTGCGAGAAGTATTTGCCGGTGCAGCCCTGGATGTACCGCGCCGACGAACTGACCGACCGCAGCGACCGCTTCATGGCCGCCGAGATCATTCGCGAAAAACTGTTTCGCCTGACCGGCGACGAGTTGCCTTACACCTCCACGGTGATCATTGACAAGTATGAAGAAGAGGGCAACCTGCGCAGGATTGCCGCCACCATCGTGGTAGAGCGCGATGGCCACAAGGGCATGGTGATTGGCGAGAAGGGCGAAAAGCTCAAGCGAATTGGCACCGAGTCCCGCCATGAGCTTGAAACGCTCACCGGCAACAAGGTATTCCTGGAGATATGGGTCAAGGTGCGCTCGGGTTGGGCGGACGACGAAGCTCGGGTCAAGACATTCGGGTATGAATGA